The genomic interval CCCGATCACGGCGACCCGCCTGGGGATGACGACGGTGGACGTCGGCCAGCCGCTGCTGTCGATGCACTCCCAGCGCGAGTTGTGCGCCATCGCGGACGGCCCCTGGCTCGCCCAGGCGCTGGCCGCCTTCTGGGCGGGGCTGTGAGCGGGAGTCGAGCCCGGGGGAGGGCCCGGAGCCGGGCCCGCCAGTCAGGCGGCTCGTCCGGCGCCTCGCCCGTGCGCAGTGCCGGGGCCCGGCCCGCCGACCCCTGCCCCTGCGGCAGCGGCCGCACCTTCGCCGACTGCTGCGAGAGCGTGCTCGACGGCGAAGCCGCCCCCACGGCCGAGGCGCTCATGCGCTCGCGCTACACGGCCTTCGCCGTCGGCGACGAGGACCACATCTTCCGCACCTGGCACCCGCGCACCCGCCCGGAGGGCCCCTACTGCCACCCCGGCACGCGCTGGCTGGGGCTCACCGTCCACGAGTGCGTCGGGGGAAGCCCATTGGCCGCCGACGGCGAGGAGGCGGTCGTGGAGTTCACGGCCCGTTTCGAGGCGGTGGACGGGCGCGGCGGCACGGCGTTCGACGCACTGAGGGAGCGCAGCACCTTTGTCAAACGGGCCGGCCGCTGGCTCTACGTCGACGGCGAGCAGCTGTAGGCTCAGGCCCAGACGCCGCGCCAGTACTGGGCGGGGAAGCCCGCTTGCTGCCAGTCGTTCACCCCCAGCTCGTGCGCCCACCGCAGCGGCGCGTACGGGTCGCGCAGCGCGTAACGGCCCACCGCCACGGCGTCCGCCTGGCCGGTCACCAGGACCTGCTCCGCCTGCGCCCCGCTCTCCAGGCGTCCGACGGCGACCACCACCGGGCTGCCCCCGCCCGTCGTCGTCATCCCCGCCACCGCCTGGCGCACCTGGGCGGCGAAACGCACCTGGTAGCCCGGGCCCGTGGGCAAGCTCGCCGGGACGTTGCCTCCCGTCGAGATGTGCAGGACGTCCACACCCTCCTCGACCAGCTCGCGCGCGAGCACCGCCGTGTCCTCAGCCGTCAGACCGCCCTCGACCCAGTCGGTCGCGGACAGGCGGATGCCCAGCACCCGCCCCTCGGGCCCCTCGCCGAGCACCCTGCGCACCGCACGCACCGTCTCCAGCGCGAAGCGGCGTCGCCCCTGCGGTGAGCCTCCGAGCGTGTCCTCGCGCTCGTTGGACAGTGGGGAGAGGAACTGGTGGATGAGGTAGCCGTGCGCGCCGTGCAGCTCCACGAGGTCGTATCCGGCCTGGACCGCACGCCGGGCGGCCGCCGCGAAGGCGGCCACGACGTCGTCGGCCTCCTCAAGAGTCAGGGCCCGCGGCACCGCGTGACCCGGGTAGGCCAGGGCTGACGGCGCGACCAGGTCCCAGCCCTCAAGGGTGCTCGTGCGCGCCTCGCTTCTCGGAACCGTCGGCAGCCACGGGGGCGTGCCGGCCTTGCGGCCGCCGTGACCCAGCTGGATGCCCGCCAGCGCGCCGCCCGCATGGACGGCATCCACCAGGTGCCGGTGACCCTCCACCTGGGCGTCGTCCCACAGGCCGAGGTCGCGCGGGGACAGGCGGCCGTTGGGCGCCACCGCGGTCGCCTCGACGACGACGGTGCCGAAGCCTCCCAGCGCCCGGGTCGCGTAGTGCTGCACATGCCAGTCGGTGACCTTGCCGTCCTCGGCGTCGACGCTGTACATGCACATGGGAGGCAGCCACAGTCGGTTGCGCGCGCTCGCGGCGCGCATCGTCAGGGGCTCAAGAAGAAGGGGCATGCTCATGACCATGACGCTATGCGTGTGGGTCTCCGGGCGGTAACGCCTCCCGGTCATGTGGGTTCTGGATCACAGCCTCGCTGTGGACTGGGGCGGCTGTGCGCGCGGGAGTCTGGGCGGTCGCGCCTGGTGGCGTGACACAGCCTTTCGGCCTTTCAGTGGTGCAAGACCACACTGACCTTCGGGGCTCGGCGTCGATAGCCTGCGGGTGATGACCACTGCCAGCCCCTCACACCAGACCCGCCCTGTCCGCCCCGTCCGCTTCGGTCGGCCCGGCCACGCCCCGGCCCCCGTCACCACCGAGATCGACGACGTCGCCCTCGTCTTCGAGGGAGGCGGCATGCGCGGTGCCTACACGGCGGCGCTGGTACAGGTGATGCTTGAGGCAGGCCTCGCCTTCCCCTGGGTCGGGGGCATCTCCGCCGGGTCCACCAACACCGTCAACATGGTCTCGCGAGACCTGTGGCGCACCCGCGAGGCCTTCGTCGGCATCCCCGCGGACCCCGAGGCCGGCGGCTGGGGCTCCTTTGTCAGGGGCCGGGGCTACTTCAACTCCGACCACATCTACCAGCACACGAGCCTGCCCGACGAGCGCTTCCCCTTCGACTGGCCGGCCTTCGCGGCCTCGACCTCCACGGTGCGCATCGGCGCCTTCCGCTGCGACACCGGCGAGATGGTCTACTGGGGCGCCGAGGACATGGAGAGCCTGAAGGACCTGACGATTCGCTGCCAGGCCTCCTCCTCCATGCCGGTGCTCATGCCCACCGTCCACATCGACGGCGTGCCCTACCTCGACGGGGCCCTGGGCCCCACCGGTGGCTTCGCGACGGACGCGGCGCTCGCGGACGGCTATACGCGCATGCTCGT from Actinomyces respiraculi carries:
- a CDS encoding patatin-like phospholipase family protein, giving the protein MTTASPSHQTRPVRPVRFGRPGHAPAPVTTEIDDVALVFEGGGMRGAYTAALVQVMLEAGLAFPWVGGISAGSTNTVNMVSRDLWRTREAFVGIPADPEAGGWGSFVRGRGYFNSDHIYQHTSLPDERFPFDWPAFAASTSTVRIGAFRCDTGEMVYWGAEDMESLKDLTIRCQASSSMPVLMPTVHIDGVPYLDGALGPTGGFATDAALADGYTRMLVVSTRAAGYRKPAEKRAGAYRRLFRKTPAVAQGIIARPDGYNRTVEWLEEERRAGRVYLYQPERMPIENGELRYDRVSSAYEMGLVQARRELPRILEFLGVSGSD
- a CDS encoding NADH:flavin oxidoreductase/NADH oxidase, with product MSMPLLLEPLTMRAASARNRLWLPPMCMYSVDAEDGKVTDWHVQHYATRALGGFGTVVVEATAVAPNGRLSPRDLGLWDDAQVEGHRHLVDAVHAGGALAGIQLGHGGRKAGTPPWLPTVPRSEARTSTLEGWDLVAPSALAYPGHAVPRALTLEEADDVVAAFAAAARRAVQAGYDLVELHGAHGYLIHQFLSPLSNEREDTLGGSPQGRRRFALETVRAVRRVLGEGPEGRVLGIRLSATDWVEGGLTAEDTAVLARELVEEGVDVLHISTGGNVPASLPTGPGYQVRFAAQVRQAVAGMTTTGGGSPVVVAVGRLESGAQAEQVLVTGQADAVAVGRYALRDPYAPLRWAHELGVNDWQQAGFPAQYWRGVWA
- a CDS encoding YchJ family protein, coding for MRSAGARPADPCPCGSGRTFADCCESVLDGEAAPTAEALMRSRYTAFAVGDEDHIFRTWHPRTRPEGPYCHPGTRWLGLTVHECVGGSPLAADGEEAVVEFTARFEAVDGRGGTAFDALRERSTFVKRAGRWLYVDGEQL